One region of Cyanobium sp. M30B3 genomic DNA includes:
- a CDS encoding glycosyltransferase, with protein MNILAIIAVRNESLHVRRCIDCLVRDGIEIALIDHESSDGTREIAEQYLGNGVQRIIDLAWEGCFSLEKQLVTKQTIIDGSKHEWVAHFDADEWPVAPSEFGTLKGMAEQASESGYNVINFNEFVFLPLPGESFERNGYENLMKYYYFFEPQYPRLQRMWRRDCNLSNVNQGGHLLSGGNPILFPFDGYLRHYIALSEEHAIRKYAARKFADRELARGWHANRVDITTENIRGYFGGNTINHCRLMVMEDVLLNRFDKSDPQSQHFWEWTDEKKADPPCN; from the coding sequence ATGAACATCCTGGCAATCATCGCAGTCAGAAATGAGTCATTGCATGTACGCAGGTGCATAGATTGCTTAGTGCGAGATGGCATCGAGATAGCTCTGATTGATCACGAGTCTTCTGATGGGACGCGAGAAATTGCCGAACAATACCTAGGAAATGGCGTGCAAAGGATTATTGATCTGGCCTGGGAAGGCTGCTTTTCACTAGAAAAGCAATTAGTTACCAAGCAAACGATTATTGATGGATCAAAACATGAATGGGTAGCACATTTCGATGCTGATGAATGGCCCGTTGCACCAAGTGAATTTGGTACTCTTAAAGGCATGGCAGAGCAGGCCAGCGAAAGTGGCTACAATGTAATAAATTTTAATGAGTTTGTATTCTTGCCGCTTCCCGGGGAAAGCTTTGAGCGCAATGGCTACGAGAATCTCATGAAATACTACTACTTTTTCGAACCACAATATCCTAGGCTACAAAGGATGTGGCGCCGTGATTGCAATTTATCAAATGTGAACCAAGGGGGGCATCTCCTAAGTGGTGGCAATCCGATTCTATTTCCATTTGATGGATATTTACGACACTATATTGCCCTAAGCGAAGAGCATGCCATCCGAAAATACGCCGCTCGAAAGTTTGCAGATCGTGAATTGGCGCGAGGATGGCATGCCAATAGAGTAGATATTACGACAGAAAATATTCGAGGATATTTTGGCGGCAACACCATAAATCATTGCCGTTTAATGGTTATGGAGGATGTACTGCTCAATAGATTTGATAAATCTGATCCACAATCCCAACATTTTTGGGAGTGGACAGATGAAAAGAAGGCAGATCCTCCTTGTAACTAA
- a CDS encoding glycosyltransferase family 2 protein, with product MLQTSSLRVAIITPYYDEDYELILKCNQSVLSQSYPTTHVLVADGQPHPDVAGFDAHHVVLPLSHSDIGSTPRLIGAYHAIGLGYDAVAFLDADNWVASNHIEMLIDAYRTSGAAFLSSGRWLCHLDGTPMAICPFTDPAKFIDTNCMFFTRDAFKLLHYWVLMPVYGHLIGDRIMLYYVRKSGLKMEHVNVPSVYYRCSKEGVYHYLGRKIPEGVEPRPDYESSFQRWLADGNEPL from the coding sequence GTGCTTCAAACATCCAGCTTGCGTGTTGCTATAATCACTCCATACTATGATGAAGACTATGAGTTGATTCTCAAGTGCAATCAAAGTGTCCTTTCTCAATCTTATCCAACTACTCATGTACTCGTAGCAGATGGACAGCCGCATCCTGATGTGGCAGGTTTTGATGCGCACCATGTTGTACTTCCACTGAGCCATTCGGATATTGGCTCAACGCCTCGTTTAATTGGCGCTTATCATGCAATAGGCCTTGGCTATGACGCTGTGGCATTCCTTGATGCGGACAACTGGGTTGCTTCCAATCATATTGAAATGCTGATTGATGCATATCGTACTTCTGGGGCGGCTTTCTTATCCAGTGGGCGTTGGCTTTGTCATTTGGATGGAACACCTATGGCTATTTGTCCATTTACTGATCCAGCTAAGTTTATAGATACTAACTGCATGTTCTTTACGCGGGATGCGTTCAAGCTCCTTCATTACTGGGTATTGATGCCAGTCTATGGCCATCTCATCGGCGACCGAATCATGCTTTATTATGTGCGGAAATCTGGATTAAAGATGGAACATGTTAATGTTCCCAGTGTGTATTACCGATGCAGCAAAGAAGGCGTCTATCACTATCTCGGCCGGAAGATCCCGGAGGGAGTCGAGCCACGGCCTGACTATGAATCTTCATTCCAGCGGTGGCTTGCTGATGGAAATGAGCCCTTGTAA
- a CDS encoding transposase: protein MKSGGSYLQGYNCQVAVDSDHQVNVAMGASNHSPDVEHLEPMLHRIGSSAGEMPTVMTMDAGYWSEDNAELCADRRTDAYIATGRLLHGQPLPP from the coding sequence ATGAAGTCCGGCGGCTCCTACCTGCAGGGCTACAACTGCCAGGTGGCGGTAGACAGCGACCACCAGGTGAACGTGGCGATGGGGGCGAGCAACCATTCGCCGGATGTAGAGCACCTGGAACCCATGCTGCACCGCATCGGCTCCAGTGCCGGGGAGATGCCCACGGTGATGACGATGGATGCGGGCTACTGGAGCGAGGACAACGCAGAGCTGTGCGCCGATCGGCGTACTGACGCTTACATCGCCACCGGCCGTCTGCTGCATGGCCAGCCACTGCCGCCGTAA